One window from the genome of Caloenas nicobarica isolate bCalNic1 chromosome 21, bCalNic1.hap1, whole genome shotgun sequence encodes:
- the MICAL1 gene encoding F-actin-monooxygenase MICAL1 isoform X2: MSVPADEPGNPAHAVFERFLRARECREVLGCFEELCRQLGLQGSGLQLYRSLRAALNSWSAKALWSKLDKKAGHKDYDQGTACASTKCLVVGAGPCGLRAAIELALLGARVVLLEKRDSFSRNNVLHLWPFTIHDLRALGAKKFYGRFCTGTLDHISIRQLQLILLKVTLLLGVEVHINVQFKGLVPPVGKAGGQGGWRAVLQPGSSPLSNYEFDVLISAGGGKFVPEGFKRKETRGKLAIGITTNFVNRHSRAEVEVAEISGVARIYNQKFFQNLYNKTGIDLENIVYYKDDTHYFVMTAKKQSLIKKGVILQDKADIESLLSPENVNRDALLSYAKEAANFSTNYRLPELEFALNHRDLPDVDMFDFTCMTRSENAALVREHNGARLLLGLVGDCLVEPFWPLGTGVARGFLAAFDAAWMVRRWAAGTPPLEVLAERESIYQRLSQTSPDNTNKNISQYSIDPATRYPNINLQAIKASQVRDLYLVGMVEVDHKRKSDNRLSTAVSGDAYEELLSWCQASTAGYRGVTVTNFTTSWTSGLALCALVHRFRPDLVDLDSVDPQDPIRTHQMMLDTAEQELGIQPVLSSAEMATMAEPSRLGLITYLSQFYEAFKTSPEAEEVSKKPLSPWGTRGAILFLSKLQKNRNLTHKRVQDSAQKDAEAKRSRRDMEPPSHGDSSDACYFCGRRVYILERTSAEGRFFHRGCFQCQRCGATLRLGDYAFHEEDGNFYCSLHYPNPPGMDLPQDEPLALRDGVSHHKSPQMIGERQKVEGGAWARPPLHHHHPSAVALPQDAAAACPPSSAGRPCVSPKEGAPNPPQPPLAVPQPGAEPGAAEDEEDAEDTVDVEEQELPAQPGGDAREEEGPRAEPRGAAEEGEEGRGRRKIILTPLEKLKLSTLNLLTTEAEPEPPPKPARLRLQAAPEALPALWRGEGVWEEDEEMAMEEEALEESDNEEEEEEDTELGIMAESCLDLGEEEKYPTWKRTLTRRAREAQMKRFCKAQAIQRRLEEIEVTFRELEQQGIKLEKLLRDEHGNPADQKTQWMNQLLYLVQKKNSLMSEESDLMIVVQELKLEEQQWQLDQKLRCYMNMEESLKTPEDCAAEQEILVQLLEVVNKRNVLIHIQEEKRLSELQA, translated from the exons ATGAGCGTGCCAGCTGACGAGCCGGGCAACCCGGCCCACGCCGTGTTCGAGAGGTTCCTGCGTGCCAGGGAGTGCCGGGAGGTGTTGGGCTGCTTCGAGGAGCTGTGCcggcagctggggctgcagggcagtgGGCTGCAGCTCTACCGCAGCCTCAGGGCTGCCCTCAACTCCTGGAGTGCCAAAGCCCTGTGGAGCAAACTGGATAAGAAAGCCGGACACAAAGACTATGACCAGGGCACAGCCTGCGCCAGCACCAAG TGCCTGGTGGTGGGGGCCGGTCCCTGCGGGCTGCGGGCAGCCATCGAGCTGGCGCTGCTGGGCGCACGTgtggtgctgctggagaagcGTGACTCCTTCTCCCGCAACAACGTCCTGCACCTCTGGCCCTTCACCATCCACGACCTGCGGGCACTGGGTGCCAAGAAGTTCTATGGGCGCTTCTGCACCGGCACGCTGGACCACATCA gtATCCGGCAGCTCCAGTTGATCCTGCTGAAGGTgaccctgctgctgggggtggagGTGCACATCAATGTGCAGTTCAAGGGCCTCGTCCCTCCTGTGGGCAAGGCGGGTGGACAGG GCGGCTggcgggctgtgctgcagcctggctcctctcccctcagcAACTACGAGTTTGATGTCCTCATCTCAGCTGGTGGTGGAAAATTTGTCCCTGAAG GGTTCAAGCGCAAAGAAACACGGGGGAAGTTGGCCATTGGCATCACCACCAACTTCGTCAACCGCCACAGCCGCGCTGAGGTGGAGGTGGCCGAGATCAGCGGCGTGGCCCGAATCTACAACCAGAAGTTTTTCCAGAACCTCTACAACAAAACGG GCATTGACCTGGAAAACATCGTTTACTACAAGGATGACACTCACTATTTTGTCATGACGGCCAAGAAGCAGAGCCTGATCAAGAAGGGCGTCATCCTCCAG GACAAAGCAGACATTGAGAGCCTCCTTTCTCCAGAGAACGTGAACCGAGATGCTCTCCTCAGCTACGCCAAAGAAGCCGCCAACTTCTCCACCAACTACCGTCTGCCTGAGCTGGAGTTTGCCCTCAACCACCGGGACCTGCCGGACGTCGACATGTTCGACTTCACCTGCATGACGCGCTCGGAGAATGCGGCACTGGTGCGGGAACACAACGGGGCCcggctgctcctggggctggtgggCGACTGCTTGGTGGAG CCCTTCTGGCCGCTGGGCACCGGTGTGGCCAGGGGCTTCCTCGCTGCCTTCGACGCAGCGTGGATGGTGCGGCGGTGGGCAGCCGGGACCCCCCCACTGGAGGTGCTGGCCGAGAG GGAGAGCATCTACCAGCGCCTCTCGCAGACCTCCCCAGacaacaccaacaaaaacatCAGCCAGTACAGCATCGACCCGGCCACACGCTACCCCAACATCAACCTGCAAGCCATCAAAGCCAGCCAG GTCCGGGACCTCTACCTCGTGGGCATGGTGGAGGTTGACCACAAGAGGAAGAGTGACAACCGGCTCAGCACTG CAGTCTCCGGAGATGCCTACGAAGAGCTGCTGAGCTGGTGCCAGGCCAGCACAGCCGGATACCGCGGGGTGACAGTGACCAACTTCACCACCTCCTGGACCAGTGGCTTGGCCCTCTGCGCCCTCGTCCACCGCTTCCGCCCTGACCTGGT GGATTTGGACTCTGTGGACCCCCAGGATCCCATCCGGACCCACCAGATGATGCTggacacagcagagcaggagctgggcatCCAGCCTGTCCTCTCCAGTGCTGAGATGGCGACCATGGCCGAGCCCAGCCGCCTGGGGCTCATCACCTACCTCAGCCAGTTCTATGAAGCTTTCAAGACTTCCCCAG AGGCAGAAGAGGTCAGCAAGAAGCCACTGTCTCCTTGGGGTACGCGAGGAgccatcctcttcctcagcaAGCTGCAGAAGAACCGCAACCTGACACACAAGCGCGTCCAG GATAGTGCCCAGAAAGATGCTGAGGCCAAGAGGAGCCGCAGGGACATGGAG CCACCATCCCACGGGGACAGCAGTGACGCTTGCTACTTCTGCGGCCGCCGTGTCTACATCCTGGAGCGCACCAGCGCCGAGGGACGCTTCTTCCACCGCGGCTGCTTCCAGTGCCAGCGCTGCGGGGCCACCCTGCGCCTGGGCGACTACGCCTTCCACGAGGAGGACG GTAATTTTTACTGCTCACTTCACTACCCCAACCCTCCTGGTATGGACCTGCCCCAGGATGAGCCCCTGGCACTGCGTGATGGGGTGAGTCACCATAAATCCCCGCAGATGATTGGGGAAAGGCAGAAAGTGGAAGGGGGTGCTTGGGCACGGCCCCCACTGCATCACCATCACCCCTCTGCTGTGGCTTTGccccaggatgctgctgctgcctgcccgcCCTCAAGTGCTGGGAGACCGTGTGTGTCCCCCAAGGAGGGGGCAcccaaccccccccagcccccactAGCAGTCCCACAGCCAGGGGCAGAGCCCGGGGCAgcagaggatgaggaggatgcTGAGGACACTGTGGATGtagaggagcaggagctgccggCACAGCCCGGGGGGGATGCCAGAGAGGAGGAGGGTCCCAGAGCGGAGCCCCGAGGGGCAGCAGAAGAGGGTGAggagggcaggggcaggaggaagatcATCCTCACACCCCTGGAGAAGCTCAAGCTGTCCACACTGAACCTCCTCACCACCGAAGCGGAGCCCGAGCCGCCGCCGAAGCCAGCTCGTCTGCGGCTCCAAGCGGCGCCTGAAGCCCTCCCTGCCCTGTGGCGCGGAGAAGGTGTctgggaggaggatgaggaaatGGCCATGGAGGAAGAAG CTTTGGAGGAGAGTGAcaatgaggaagaggaggaggaagacacAGAGCTTGGCATCATGGCAGAATCA TGCCTGGATctgggggaagaggagaaatacCCCACCTGGAAGCGCACATTGACCCGCCGGGCCAGGGAAGCACAGATGAAGAGGTTCTGCAAAGCCCAG GCCATCCAGAGGCGGCTGGAGGAGATCGAGGTGACATTccgggagctggagcagcagggcaTCAAGCTGGAGAAGTTGCTCCGGGATGAGCACG GCAACCCAGCTGACCAGAAGACACAGTGGATGAACCAGCTGCTGTACCTGGTCCAGAAGAAGAATAGCCTGATGTCTGAGGAGTCGGACCTGATGATCGT ggtgcaggagctgaagctggaggagcagcagtggcagcttGACCAGAAGCTCCGGTGCTACATGAACATGGAAG AATCCCTCAAGACACCTGAGGACTGTGCGGCCGAGCAGGAGAtcctggtgcagctgctggaggtggtGAACAAGCGCAATGTCCTCATCCACATCCAGGAGGAGAAGCGGCTCAGCGAGCTGCAGGCCTGA